Below is a genomic region from Miscanthus floridulus cultivar M001 chromosome 1, ASM1932011v1, whole genome shotgun sequence.
ttgctctacaagcacaatagtcatCACAAAAAATGTGGTTGTTcaacaatacaaagcacattcgccgaTACGTCGTACCTGTTTTGTGCTTGGATACGTTCCTGAGCTGCTCGAACTTCTGCTCAAGCTACTCGGAAGCACTCGATAGCTGCTCGGAGATAGTGGCCAGCTGCTTGAACTTGCCACGTAGTTGCTTGGATATGGTCGCTAGCTGCTTGGATAGGACGCCCTTCTAGTACTTCAGGTCCTGctcgttggactcagcaaggtctcactcacgttgggccctctagatgttcttctccataaggttcatcgcctccttgagtttttcattATTCTCGGCGAGGgactccatcctctttatcaactgGCGCCGCTGCTCAGCAGTCCTAGTTATCCCCTGCAAAAACGCCAAGACTATGAACAAGAAcaatctccaacgtcaaagatgaacattacagatgcagtactgaccttgatttgtttcatcatGTCAGCAAGGGTGGACTCTAGTCTCCTCAGCTCCCCagcggtgtcctcctcctcaataaCCACCACCTCATCGTCGCGTCTATGGAGGATCCGGACAGCTTGGGTCGAGATTCTTCacgttcgatctcttccaccttgtcctcctccacCACGACTGGAGGCACCACCGGGGGGCTCCATGGCCAGACAgtgggtccgaccatgccctgcAACACCTCAGGGGGCACTGTTTGCTCCTCGGGCACCACCGGCATCGCCGCCCCACACTCAGGCGTGGTACCGACATCTCCTGCATTCGCCGCTGAAGACCCAATGGTCTTCGTTGTTGCCCCGGGCATTGTCGCCGACTCGTCCACTGTCGACGCCAACTGTTCACCGCCGCCACGTCCGCCAGCAGGGGCGGTCGACTCCTCCACAGGCCACCGAGAACCCAAGGACTCCGAGACGGGGTCCACTGGCATCTCCTCCACCCTAAGACCAGCCTTTGGCTGCTCGTCAGCCTAGACGGGTGGTGTCGGATCATCCGTACGCCTTGCTCTGCATCAGATCAACTCATCAAATCGTCAAAAATGATAAGGATATGacaaccaaataactcaaagGCAAGGGTACTTACGTAGCGGCTTTctggtagatttttctgaactaGTGCTGCCTACCTAAGCCCCtagccatggccttggggtcgatgcctacgtcttggggtggaggtcccGCGGTCTCCGCCGTCGGCCTCTCCTTCGCCCGCCGCTCTAGAActcccctcgcctgctgctcggggactcccttcgcTCGCTGCTCGAGGGCTCTCGTCGCCTGCTACTGGGGGacttcctcccctcccctcgTTTGTTCCTCTACGCGCGAGCTGTGTGGAGGCGccttcgtgctcggtggaggagcaactagaactttgttgtcatccgaccactcgaacaccaCGGTACTCCACatccgagtggtctggtcaccaccaagctAGATGTCGTCCGGTTTGAGAGGAGCGGCACCcgccgtctttctcttcttctgggccaGTTCGTCTGCCACTACCCTCTTTCCCTAGACTTTCTCCGACATCGGAGATGGACCCTTCGACAATATGCTGATGGCTCCCTCCTCAGGCTACGTCGGTGGCTGAGCATCTACCGCCTGcggccaatcacccctcggcaagcccgagaagtacaccgctctttcttgcgaatggatcttcgcataagtgaatcagtccactgctcggcaacgacagaagataaaaagcatcatgaacacacaattgagatatttacctgaggaggcaggttCTTGTAGTGAAAGGGTCTCGTCTGCCCTGGCAAGTTGAATGAGGCAAATGGAGCGAACAGCTCTGTAGCCCGCTCTTGCACTACGTCCCTCGATAGcatctccgtcctctcctgggtaccatcggtctcccccTTAAAATCAAAGGCTACGTGaaccctctccttgtagggctggacgcggcgcactataaagctcgctgccaccaatccaccattggtcttcacgccctttattaagccaaggagctccctcacttgctccatatcagcgtTGCTTAGCATCTCTAACCAGCTCTTCCGGCTCTCCAGGATGTGGTCGTCGTCGCAGCGAACGgtagggtggctctgcttcatgtagaaccaccagGCGTTCTACCCCTTCGGCGACATGTTCAGCGACACAGTAAGGTACTCACCCACCATTCCATCGTGTAGCTGAAGGTACACtctgccgaccaccttggaaccaccgtcgCCTctctttttcagccagaacaggtgacggaagaggttgaagtggggaaggattccaagttacgcctcacagaaatggatgaagatagatatgtgcaatatggtgtttggGTGAAGGTTGCACAGATTGACTCTGTAAAACTCCAATAAATCCCTCAAAAATGGGTGAACAGGAAAACCTAATCTGCGCCAAAAGTAGTCCTCAAATACTACAGCTTTGTCGGTATAAgacattgggaagggctcaccgagggccaGCCGTCATCCGACAGTGACGCGATCGGGAAGAACGctcgcctccaccaatctgttgagctTCGCCTCCCCTATgcgcgacggcacccactcttcgtcacggCTGGCTCCAGCGCTCGCCTTCTTTgggctcgccttctttgggttcacagctcccctcttcggcgccatctctcagatccggTTGGGGACTAGCAGCGAAAGCGCGCGTGGATATGAATCTAGAAACACGAGGGCTAAGGAAGAAGATGAAAtgacaaagtggcaaaggtgggagtgcggggtgcggcagcgcagttataaagcactcctccaccttttcgcattcgaggatttttgggaaaccgttcccatgATTTGCTCCTCTCCGAATTTtccgcaacagcaaggtgggTCGTTACTTGGGCTTTCGTGCAGCCGTGGCCTGTATCGCCGATTTATCTCCGTAATTTGTTATGGCTCgccgaatattcgccgacttctccgccaaACGTTACGActtagtaattactactgtacaaccattactctggtaTTTTCTCCGTGATttattttctccaagatttcctcttgtggctcgaGGACTGCGTCTGCATTACGTCTCGGTTCCTCGCCGCATTGGGGATTTTTCTTCTGTTGACTGCTGtttatgaccctagcaccacgtgaccacgtcacctactgtcaggctcggggactaagtgggcacacttcaccttacggtgaatgtgttttttcTCATTTCGGGGCTACGCATGGGGACtgactgcctgctcggctggttttctactactcttctactttggaccctggcaccacataatgtgtttgctttattctagaagactccgcgcctcttgaagctgaagaagactatctccatttcacgtggtcggactctaagtgggcacacttggtccactgcgaagaaattttttattctgaacttgatctccttacacccttatggcaagccgtatttgggttacactgctcgacgacggttcacactgctcggcgacgattcacgctgctcggcaacggtTCACGCTACTcggcaactgctcggcaactcatcacggtggtcggaccatgagtttgactgctcggctttaattgcacctgctcgaacaagctcaagacgacgttgcacaacaggtacaaggcgctcagggactagctgtgggggtacgaccctggatacccacggcagaccacatgggctacgcccctaagGGCGGgagcggcccagcccacaagacaaagccttgcggggcacgactctgtaCGGCGCATCCCGCAAGATacagggaagatatcctgaagatactacgagatctgttatgatacttatgatcccaagattcatgtaatctgttattactttccagttatctctcatatctgaccgacttgtaaccctgcccccccaaactatataagacgggcagggacctcctccaaactcacgcgatatcatacgatagccaatacaaatcaACAGGCCACATGAGTagagtattacgtcatactgatggcctgaacctgtctaactcgtgtgtctctgttgccttcttgttcttcattACACAcctctctgccaatcaatctaccttcgtgggatacttctcagaggactgccgatgatattctgtcgacagtaaaCCACAAGTAAATTAAGAACTTGTAAATACATGGTCCCTCAAAGAAAAACTTGTAAACATGTTTGCATTTACAAGCAAGAATATATCAAGGATACACAAGGCATGAGAAAGATGCAGGCGTCTCTCTCTGAGTTCCCTGTATACATCCGTATCTCGAGTCGACACCGGTAAACATAGGATTCTACCTGGACTAGACAAAGATGGTGGAGAACCATGTACTGTAATAGCAAGAACagtaaaagcaagaggctcgtcGAACAGGACGGCGCTCGGCCGGCGAAGCCGACGTGCATGGCCGACGCCTGACGCTGGAGACGACAGAGAAGGCCAGGACCAGAGTGGCTGACAATGCCAAGTGCCAACGATCACGAGGACAGTAGGCGCCTGAGCTGGAGCAGATGCTCCTCGTTGGAGATGTTGAGCGACAGGCGCAGGTTTGTCAGCAGCGCCTCCTGCTCCCACGTCAGCGGCCCCAACGCGTACAGCGCCCGCATCGTCGACCGGTACGCCTCCAGCTCCAGCCCGTGCACGCCCGCCgcggcctcctcctcgtcgtcgtggtCGGCGCCCCCCTCCCTGTCGCCGGGCGTGCACGGGCACGCAGACATGGCGTCGTCAGGGAGGCACCCTGCGGCGTCCCGACGCCGCTTAACGTTGCCGCCGTTGCGGCGGTACAGGTCGTTCACGCTGCAGCTGGCCACCGAGCATTCGGCGTCTTCTATGGCCTGTGAAGAGCTCTGCAGGTAGCTGTCGGTCATGCCGCCGTTCAGGTTGGAGGCTGCGGCGACCTTCCGGGGGTGTGCTGCTGCTCTGCTCGGATGGCAAGAGGCATCTGCGGCTGCTTTCCGCTTCTTGCCACTGCTCCCCAGATCGTAGGTTGTTCGATGACCCATCTGCTGCACAGCTCTTGCGCCATCAGCAGGTCGGCGTTTACCGCGTCCGGTGGCCTGAAAGGGAGATGAGCAACGGTAAGATCGTCTGTTTGGACAGAAACACGGTAAATGCACAACACAATGGTGGCAAAAGATGGCCCAGTGTTTCAAGCTTCAGTcattttgttttttaaaaaaaaaacattttcttCGGCAGTCGCAAACTGCTAATAAGAAAGAAAAGCTACAAGATTGGCGGCACTCTGGTGGCAAACAAATCCTACATCTGTGAGTGAAGTATCATATCTGACAGCAGCCATTCAGATTGTGCAGCTCAAGTCAGCAACATGCTGCTATAATCACCATCTGAGTTTCTATGGCTCCCGAATGTAAGAATCTAGGATGCTCAACGATGCAATGCAACAAGGCCTGAGGTGAAATGCCTCAAACGAACTGCACAAAGACTTGCAAAACCATAACTTCACTTCTATTTCCGAAAAACAGATAAGAGAGAGCAAGATAACAACTCTAACTTAAAAGGAGAACATACCATGACACAATTCTGATGTGTGACAAGCTGTGATAGATTTCCTAGTTCCACCTGCTACATTATACCAAAGAAGATGCATTTATGTGGTCCGAAAAGAGAATAAAAGATAATAAACCATGTAGATAATAAACAAATTTACTGGAAACAATCGAAGTCTGTGAGGCATTTCCCCTCAATAACATAAGGAATCACTCAATACAATATAACAGGACTATTGATGATGCTCGACAGTTCAGCACTGATGAAACTAAGAGGACACCAAAATCACAAAATGCAAATGTTGCTGTAAGCCAAGCCTGATGAATCAAAGATCCTAAGTGCCAAATTTACAAGAATTATGGGCTATCAATCGTGTATGACACATGAACAGGTAAATTTGAAACAGGGCAACTTTGTACTCCCAGGAAGTGACTGTTACCTTATCTGCTGCATGAAAGGGCTTGCTTTGAGGAGCTTCCAGACCACGTGGAATTCTCAAGCTAGATATGTGGAACTCTTTCAGTTGGATGCAATCAGCAAGCCTGATAACAAAGTAATCGTTCTTTAGCATCTTTAAGATCTTTCCAAGCTTCCATGTGTTGCGATCCAAGACTTCAGTTACATCTCCAATTATCCATTTGCATCTTGTCCAAAGAACACCTGGTTGGTTTGGACTAGCAACATAGTCTTCTCGCATTTTTTTAGAGTGGAAATTTCCTTCAGAAGTGAAAATCATATTGTTGTCCTTAAAAGTCTCCACTGCACTATTTTTCAGCTTCATGATTCTACCCAGGAGGCTGGCCCAAGATAAATGGAAGAGGTCAGAATATACAGTAGCACCGGAGGAATGAAAAGAAAACAAATGTAGATCACAAAGGCATCACGATAACAAAACTATCAGTTTCTCAATGTAGGATCCAAGTACAGAAGAATGCGTGAAACTCATTATGTTCTGGCATATATTCAATCTTATCTGAATGCACCTCCAGTCACACATAATTTTTTTGGCAACAACGGGGTACTCAAAAACAGTATTTTTAACACAGTTTCCATGTGATGTATTATTGAAACCTACCAAAAGTATTTTTTGACACAAATACATGAACTTTTATTCCGTTTATTTATCTTGATTCAGATGTGTGCACAGTATCACTTTCATATTAAGCTCTCAATACTGATGTTACCCAAagctttttttatttaaaaaagagCAGCATAATGACATCAATGTTCAGCTGATTAAAGACTAGTCCACTACCATCCCAATGGATGCAAGTACCAACTACCAAGTAACAAACAACACGGTACTGTGCAGACATCTGAATGAAGACAAAGATGCAGAATAAAAAGAAGGCAAGGGATACAGAGAATGTTGAAGTTAACCATGAGAATGTCAATAGATCAAACCAAGCACTATTGTTTCTCTGTCAGAATCATTGGAAGAAACAAGATTTTCGACGTAATCGGACATCTGGTGCTCTGTGCTCATGGCTAGAGAAGATTCAAGATCTAATTGGAGAAAATAAGTCATCCTGATGCAGCGATTCATGGAGCAACTAAATGAGCCAACCAAATCGAAAAAGGATTGCCTCCACATTCTTCTGAAATAAAAAAATAGTTTCCTCCGTTCTTCTGTCACCTAACACATTCCTAAATTTAGTCCTTGGTGTAAATATCACCTTCTGATTGCGACCAACAACTGAAAACATTGATATAGCAGATAAATCCCACATGATACAAAAACTAGAGAGAAATTCAAGCTGGAAGGATCACACGAGATCTAATAAACAACAAAAAGCTCCATCAGCTGCATCCATATACACTAATAAAAGAAGGACTCAACAGAGAAGTCAACTCCAATTCAGAGAAAAAGATCCATGTTCAGTTTCAAGGCTAATAACACGGATTCAGAATAGTGTTAATTTCAACGTAGGAACTACCAAATTAGACACCTTTAAAACAAGTCAAAAAGAAAATTTTACATGGCTGGCAGGATGAACCAATCAATTCATCCATGATCCAAGGAAAGTAGGAAACATCACAGTAATGTAACCATAAAAGAGATCCAACTTGGACCATGATATCACGCAGGATTTTCAACAAGAGAAAGGAACACGGATGAACTACGTTTGTAAGAAAGGGGGTTAGTTTTGGCAAACGAAGAACATGTAACAGCTACCTACTAGACTTACCTTCAGTCCTAATAACCGGATTCCTCGATCGGGATTTCCAGCTTGAAAACCAAACTTAAATGCTACGATAAGAATCCATCAAACTATGAACACTCGCAGCCTGTAACAACTCAAACATTGGGCGTCAAGGATCGAACAGCAAGAAAGGAACGCGTATGAAGACATCACTCTGCAGAAAATCTGATTGAGATTTCGAACTGGAAACTAAGAGCAGAAGCTCGAATCGGTTTCAGGAACATGAAGTCCAAAAGATCCATTGTTTTTACCGCGCAATCTAGAAAAGACGGCGGAATCGAGCGCGCAAGGAACCAATCCAATCCATCCCATTCCAATCGAATAGCTGTGAGTAGTCCTCAGTCCTCACCTGCAGGAAACCAGTCGATTCGCCTCGCCAATCCAAGAACACGAGGGACGGGCAGCCGCGGAGTAGCAATCCCAATTAACCCCCAACTGGGTTGCGCTCCAGCCAACCCAATTGGGATTAAGCCGCGAGGTGAAAGCCTGGCTGGGACAGCAGTTCAGGTCAgcggaagaaaaaaaagaagggaAAAAAAGGAGCTGAAAAATTTTACCACCACCGGACTCCAAGAATAGCAAAGGCAAATTGCATgtggagaaaaaaaaaattggagaGAAATTTGAAGACCAGTCGGAGACTAACCTCGGAGGAGGGACGGATTAATCAGGCGGTTACGAAGCGATCGGGACGCCACTCACGCTAGAGTTGGAGCCTTGGGGGGGGCGTGGCCTTGCAAATGTTCTGTGTGCAGGGGGTGTTCTTTACTTCAGTTCTTGGATCCtgcttccttttctttttcttttttttaattttatttttaaaactGCTACCTTAAAATTAGTTTGGTTTAATTTA
It encodes:
- the LOC136478450 gene encoding uncharacterized protein isoform X1, translating into MKLKNSAVETFKDNNMIFTSEGNFHSKKMREDYVASPNQPGVLWTRCKWIIGDVTEVLDRNTWKLGKILKMLKNDYFVIRLADCIQLKEFHISSLRIPRGLEAPQSKPFHAADKQVELGNLSQLVTHQNCVMATGRGKRRPADGARAVQQMGHRTTYDLGSSGKKRKAAADASCHPSRAAAHPRKVAAASNLNGGMTDSYLQSSSQAIEDAECSVASCSVNDLYRRNGGNVKRRRDAAGCLPDDAMSACPCTPGDREGGADHDDEEEAAAGVHGLELEAYRSTMRALYALGPLTWEQEALLTNLRLSLNISNEEHLLQLRRLLSS
- the LOC136478450 gene encoding uncharacterized protein isoform X2 — translated: MKLKNSAVETFKDNNMIFTSEGNFHSKKMREDYVASPNQPGVLWTRCKWIIGDVTEVLDRNTWKLGKILKMLKNDYFVIRLADCIQLKEFHISSLRIPRGLEAPQSKPFHAADKVELGNLSQLVTHQNCVMATGRGKRRPADGARAVQQMGHRTTYDLGSSGKKRKAAADASCHPSRAAAHPRKVAAASNLNGGMTDSYLQSSSQAIEDAECSVASCSVNDLYRRNGGNVKRRRDAAGCLPDDAMSACPCTPGDREGGADHDDEEEAAAGVHGLELEAYRSTMRALYALGPLTWEQEALLTNLRLSLNISNEEHLLQLRRLLSS
- the LOC136478450 gene encoding uncharacterized protein isoform X3, which gives rise to MKLKNSAVETFKDNNMIFTSEGNFHSKKMREDYVASPNQPGVLWTRCKWIIGDVTEVLDRNTWKLGKILKMLKNDYFVIRLADCIQLKEFHISSLRIPRGLEAPQSKPFHAADKATGRGKRRPADGARAVQQMGHRTTYDLGSSGKKRKAAADASCHPSRAAAHPRKVAAASNLNGGMTDSYLQSSSQAIEDAECSVASCSVNDLYRRNGGNVKRRRDAAGCLPDDAMSACPCTPGDREGGADHDDEEEAAAGVHGLELEAYRSTMRALYALGPLTWEQEALLTNLRLSLNISNEEHLLQLRRLLSS